TCTGTTACACTTCATCCTGCAAACAGTTGCTTAGAGTCACTGTTTTTATTGGCAGTAAAATGTAATTCTAAGTATGGCACCACATACAGATACAATGACCCAGAGTTGACAAATAGTATAACAATGACACACAATGCTAACATATACAGTGTGAGCAAAGTATTTTCCTACCATAGTCCCATAAAACCATCACAACACCTTTGATATTTTTTAAACATACACATATTGTACATGAAAAGTGATCTCCTGTGCTACATTTCAGTGTACATTTAATGTCAGTGAAATGGGGAACATTTGTTGCTAGCGGTATGCCATTAGTTTATTAATACCTTGCCCTTGTGTGTCCCCTAATTGTTCCAGCAGAGGTTAGAGTGCTCATTTTCACAATGAAATAACTACGATTAATAATACAAACAGTTACAACAGTAATCAGACATTATACAACAGCAAACACACATTAAACACCCTCACACATATTCAATCAGATGATACCAGTAGATTACATCCAGTTATTAAATTATTGTTAATGCATTGACTCTATTAATAGCAGTTTTGTTGAATGACCTTTATGTATATTATGGTGTCAGTGTGGTTAAGCTTCTGAAATATCATTGTGAAAAATCAATATTGATATTAGGATGAATTGGTAAAAAGCTTTATGCATCAATGAGAGAATGAAATGGATCTGAAGTCAAATCCATTTCTCACCTTTCTTAAAGTGCAATACAGCATGGAGCTCAGCTGTAGTTGGTAAACCCAACTGAACTattatgtgctatttcatagacCACCACTATCCAGCACTACACTCAGCCCACCCCACTGATTATCAGCCCTGGTAATAGCCTACAACTGATATGTAACAGTCATGTTTCTTCcacaataaacaaacacacatataaacaAACGCACATATAAATGTTAATAACGACATATTAGTACAAAGGGTGTCAGTATGTGATTCCATTTGGTACGTTCCTCACTACAAAGAGATGAATGAGTCCACCCTCGGGGCTTGTCTGCACTGTCATTCATCCCACATGTGTTCTAAAATGATAATGACTAAAACAGCCAAATACAGTGGTGAATCTCAGAGTTTTGGACAACAGCAAACAATCAGTCTATTGTTGAGTCCTACCTGTTGTCTTCTAAGATGGCTTTATTCACCAGCAGTGCACTAAAATAGCCTGTGGAAACACAACAGAGCCCTGTTTTGTGTCATCATTTACATCTAAGTAGGTATTCACAAGTGGACATTTCgaaagggaggggggaggggggggggcaaaaaGTCTTGACTTAGCAGTTTTGCCAGAATCACGTGACGGTTCGTCGGCTGTATAGTCTGTTGAACTTGTTTCATAGCCTTTgttgagagattaacagagaacACACAATGTGGAGCTAGGCCCTGCCTGCCAGGGATAGTCTCAGTGACAGTCCTGGTAGAGAACCTACTGCTTCCAAACCAACAGCAGCTCATTAGACCACCAGCGCTATGGCGCTCCTCCGTCAAGCCGTCTGATCCGAAGTCCTTGGGATTTGCTCCACAGCTGCTACTttaagagggcgagagagagagcaccttTTCCGAAATTCTTCTAGTCCACCTCCAATGAAACCGCACCTCGTTCCCAGGAGCACCATCCACCAACACAGTAAGTCACCAACATAATCAGTTACTGCAGTGGTCTTTGTGGATTAACTCATAGATGGTGAGAGATTAATTGGTGGCTGTGTTGGAACGATGGTCTCTGGAATGTGTGGCGCTAAACATCCCTCGTGCCACAATGGGTGACTGGGCTCATGGTGTAAAGGGCAACATGGGAAAGGTAGGAACTTGAAGCTGTGGGAAGGCCTTTCAAACAGCTGAACCGAGCCAGGGGGACTTCAACTCATCACCTCTCACAGTAGTGTAGTGTGAAGTCCTTTGAAATCTTTTTCCCCCCTATAGCCCATGGCTCCAGCTCGTCTTcatcttcctccccctcctcttcccctgcctcctcctcctcgtaGTGGCTGGGTTCCTCAATGGAGGTCTCCATGTGGTAGCAGTAGGGTTGGCCCTCTGTGTACTCATAGATGGTGGGCAAGCTGCTCTTCAGGCTGCAGCGGCGTCGCAGGGCCACTAACAGGGGCTGGGGCATGGTGAAAATGTCAAAGTTGTTGCCCAGATCAATCCAAGCCAGGCTGGAGAACTTCTTTGGGTCTTTCAGGATCTCAGTCAAGTCTTTGACTATGGCCAGGGTCAGCCGGTTGCCGTTGAGGGCCAGGGTGTTGAGTTTGGGCAGAGACCCCAGGACCGGTAGCAGGACACGGAGGTTCTCATCTTGGAGCTCAGTGAAACTGATATCCACAGCCACCACTGCATCCCCACTGTTCTGAAGGTAGAAGGCCACGTGGCGAACATCTCGACTGGAGAGAGGTATGCCAGACAAGTCAACTGTGTCAGTGGATACTTTTCTCTGCAGGGTTGTCTTGAGACTGTAAAGAAAAAAAGTGTTGGATATTGACCATTATTTGAGACATTCTTGGATATGAAAGTACAAACGCTCAGTTAAGATATCTCCGAgcttacactcttagaaaaaagggttccaaaagggttctttggctgtccccataggataaccatttttgg
This sequence is a window from Oncorhynchus keta strain PuntledgeMale-10-30-2019 chromosome 14, Oket_V2, whole genome shotgun sequence. Protein-coding genes within it:
- the LOC118393107 gene encoding leucine-rich repeat-containing protein 75B-like, giving the protein MGSRLSRQSSLDNENFTKRRRKHLDSTGESDRGGSRGSGDFLFTMILKSDKLPGMLRRSNHSPYVRRVAWIRDIQKLLRDRRIDQATDVLKLLRKDLGLEGTSLNDILYKNAAFLNLVDPISHELLLSLAREMQCPKKKDADTIKSSDKICRQLIYHLTPHSKWLRQSMSRRKSQACLKTTLQRKVSTDTVDLSGIPLSSRDVRHVAFYLQNSGDAVVAVDISFTELQDENLRVLLPVLGSLPKLNTLALNGNRLTLAIVKDLTEILKDPKKFSSLAWIDLGNNFDIFTMPQPLLVALRRRCSLKSSLPTIYEYTEGQPYCYHMETSIEEPSHYEEEEAGEEEGEEDEDELEPWAIGGKKISKDFTLHYCER